CCCGCCTGCGATATCACCATTCTCATTCTTTATATGTAAGTTGATCTCCTCGTAATTCTGCTGCAAATCTTCTGCAATATGCTGTGCATTATATTGAATCAGGTTCGTCCGTACCGCAAGCGCTTCTTCCGGACTGCTTCGTTTGATGTTGATTTCTGACACTCGCTCACTCCCTTTTCTCAGTACACTAAACCAAATAATACCATGTGGAGGAACCCTATTTCCGGGATTAAACAACTATAGATAAACTCTTCCTGCCTTCCGACCAATACAAGAGGTGGTGCTAATACAGTTTGGAATGATCAACTCAGGTGCACCTGAGTTCCAACTGCTCAATCAACTATGATCCTCTATCACTGCTACCTTATCGTCTCTAAACGCAAATACGGACTTTCCCTTCAGATGAATCTTCTCGCCGGCCTTCATACCGTTGGGGAGATCTTTAGCAAGAATACCCTCGTAGTCGATCGCAACCTGAGTCTTGTCATCTTCGAACGAATAACCAATGATCGTCTGACAACGATAGGAGAATAACGACTTGGACTGTTCGGCGATCTCTCGAAATTCCTCGATTCCTTTGGTCTCCACGTCGATCGATCCGCTTGATATGTTTCTGAACTCGATCTTCTCATGCAGAAGAGCAATCATCCCCTCGATATCAAAAGAATTATAGGCTCTCACATACTCATTAATCATGTCCTTCATTTTCATAGAATTCACACCACATCTCCCCTTCCGTCAGTTTGGGTTGCA
This Paenibacillus sp. JZ16 DNA region includes the following protein-coding sequences:
- a CDS encoding nuclear transport factor 2 family protein, whose product is MNSMKMKDMINEYVRAYNSFDIEGMIALLHEKIEFRNISSGSIDVETKGIEEFREIAEQSKSLFSYRCQTIIGYSFEDDKTQVAIDYEGILAKDLPNGMKAGEKIHLKGKSVFAFRDDKVAVIEDHS